One genomic window of Aliiroseovarius sp. M344 includes the following:
- a CDS encoding LamB/YcsF family protein, translated as MMRIDLNSDLGEGFGPWAMGDDAEMLSIVTSANVACGGHASDPETMFHTLSLAKDRGVNVGAHPGYNDREGFGRRVIPMSPAEIGRMCAAQIGALMGIAAQVGVPVTYVKAHGALANLAARDRDVAGAIVAAVQHIDPKLAMLAISGTLGEAAARDANAPVFSEIFADRGYLSSGQLVPRGQKGAMIHDAKEAADRLLSFLDSGLMPVVDGDPIRLNAHSICVHGDSAGAVDMAREIHARLTANGVQITSFMQV; from the coding sequence ATGATGCGTATCGATCTTAACTCTGATCTGGGCGAGGGCTTTGGACCTTGGGCGATGGGCGACGACGCTGAGATGCTGTCGATCGTGACCTCGGCCAATGTGGCCTGCGGCGGCCATGCGAGTGACCCCGAGACCATGTTCCACACCCTGTCTTTGGCGAAGGACAGGGGGGTCAATGTGGGGGCTCATCCCGGCTATAATGACCGCGAAGGGTTTGGGCGGCGCGTGATCCCCATGTCGCCCGCTGAAATTGGCCGCATGTGTGCCGCGCAGATCGGCGCGCTTATGGGCATCGCAGCGCAAGTCGGCGTGCCGGTGACATATGTGAAAGCCCACGGCGCGCTTGCCAATCTTGCTGCGCGCGACAGGGACGTGGCAGGGGCCATCGTCGCAGCGGTGCAACACATCGACCCCAAACTTGCCATGCTCGCGATTTCCGGAACGCTGGGGGAGGCCGCCGCCCGTGACGCCAACGCACCGGTGTTTTCGGAAATTTTTGCGGATCGCGGCTACCTGTCATCCGGGCAGCTTGTGCCACGGGGGCAGAAGGGCGCGATGATTCATGATGCCAAAGAAGCCGCTGATCGGTTGTTGTCATTTCTTGACAGCGGTTTGATGCCGGTGGTCGACGGTGACCCGATCAGATTGAACGCGCACTCCATCTGTGTCCACGGGGACTCGGCGGGGGCTGTCGACATGGCGCGCGAAATCCATGCGCGGCTTACGGCGAACGGCGTTCAGATCACCAGTTTCATGCAGGTTTAG
- a CDS encoding 3-hydroxyacyl-CoA dehydrogenase NAD-binding domain-containing protein, protein MTAQVQYDVVDGVARIKISNPPVNALSQVIREGLLEAFERADNDESVGAIVLSAEGKTFPAGADVREFGRPRAAPILSDVCARIEACKKPVLAAVHGHALGGGFELALACHYRIALQGSTLGLPEVNLGVLPGGGGTQRVPRIVGANAALDLMISGKPVTAERAAEMGLIEKVIYNNLDRAALASAKNMIAQKSPTRPTRDREEGLSNPVAFSEAIRSWRARVAGNFVPSVRCIVDCVEAALLLPFDAGIALERQCFDDCETGAAATALRHAFFAERRAAKVPELDGANVRDVSTIGVVGAGTMGTGIAITCLDAGFPVTLVERDDEGLARGIDRIKDNYEKSVGKGRIDQAAADDRLSRLQGTTDMERLSQVDLVIEAVFEDEDVKRGVFQQLDKAMRPGAILATNTSYLDIDALAATISRPEDVVGYHFFSPAHIMKLLEIVVGEKTHRDVVATGFSLAKKLRKVPVRAGVADGFIGNRILAAYRLAADFMLEDGASPAQIDAAMRAYGFPVGPYQVLDMAGLDISWARRKRLAATRDPEDRYVAIGDRMCEEGWFGQKAGRGYYVHGHGLGPVENQEALAIIEDERRRKGITPRTFSDDEIQQRCLNAMANEGARLIEEGVALRPSDIDVVLLYGYGFPRFRGGPMMAADQRGLLSVQNALKSYQSEEPKFWAPSPLFADLIKNGRHFSDMNDD, encoded by the coding sequence ATGACAGCACAGGTTCAATACGACGTCGTCGACGGCGTGGCCCGCATCAAGATCTCAAATCCGCCGGTAAATGCGCTGAGTCAGGTCATCCGTGAGGGTTTGCTGGAGGCTTTTGAGCGCGCCGACAATGACGAAAGTGTTGGTGCCATTGTCCTGTCGGCAGAGGGCAAAACCTTCCCTGCTGGCGCCGATGTGCGCGAATTTGGTCGCCCTCGGGCAGCGCCCATTCTGTCCGATGTCTGCGCCCGCATTGAGGCCTGCAAAAAGCCAGTGCTGGCCGCCGTTCATGGCCACGCTCTGGGCGGCGGTTTCGAACTTGCTCTGGCCTGCCATTACCGAATAGCTTTGCAAGGTTCGACGCTGGGATTACCCGAAGTCAATCTGGGTGTCCTGCCCGGCGGTGGTGGCACGCAGCGTGTTCCCCGGATCGTCGGTGCAAATGCAGCTTTGGATCTCATGATCAGCGGCAAACCTGTTACGGCAGAACGGGCCGCAGAAATGGGTTTGATCGAAAAGGTTATCTACAACAACCTTGATCGGGCTGCGCTGGCTTCGGCTAAGAACATGATCGCCCAAAAAAGCCCAACGCGCCCGACCCGTGACCGGGAAGAGGGGTTGTCAAATCCGGTTGCCTTCTCGGAGGCGATCAGATCTTGGCGCGCGCGCGTCGCGGGAAATTTTGTACCGTCCGTGCGCTGCATCGTGGATTGCGTCGAGGCAGCGCTTCTGTTGCCTTTCGACGCCGGGATTGCGCTGGAACGCCAATGTTTCGATGACTGCGAAACCGGGGCTGCGGCGACCGCACTGCGTCACGCCTTTTTTGCGGAACGCCGCGCTGCGAAAGTACCGGAACTTGACGGGGCCAATGTGCGCGACGTGTCCACGATCGGCGTCGTTGGGGCGGGCACCATGGGCACGGGCATTGCCATCACGTGCCTTGATGCGGGTTTCCCCGTAACCCTTGTTGAACGTGATGACGAAGGTCTGGCTCGAGGGATCGACCGGATCAAGGACAACTACGAAAAATCCGTCGGCAAAGGACGCATTGATCAAGCGGCTGCCGATGACCGTCTATCGCGGCTTCAGGGCACGACGGACATGGAGCGCCTGTCGCAGGTCGATCTGGTGATTGAAGCGGTGTTCGAAGACGAAGATGTAAAGCGCGGCGTTTTTCAGCAACTGGACAAGGCGATGCGGCCCGGCGCCATTCTTGCAACAAACACGTCCTATCTGGACATTGATGCGCTGGCTGCAACGATTTCGCGACCCGAGGATGTGGTCGGTTATCACTTCTTTTCCCCCGCACACATAATGAAGCTTCTCGAAATCGTGGTCGGTGAAAAAACCCACCGTGATGTGGTGGCCACAGGCTTTTCACTGGCCAAGAAGCTGCGGAAGGTCCCGGTGCGGGCGGGTGTTGCGGATGGATTCATCGGCAATCGCATTCTGGCGGCCTATCGGTTGGCTGCAGATTTCATGTTGGAAGATGGCGCAAGCCCTGCGCAGATCGACGCTGCTATGCGGGCCTATGGCTTCCCGGTCGGACCGTATCAGGTTCTGGACATGGCCGGGCTTGATATCTCGTGGGCGCGCCGAAAGCGTCTTGCCGCAACCCGCGACCCGGAAGATCGCTATGTCGCGATAGGCGACCGGATGTGCGAAGAAGGCTGGTTTGGGCAAAAAGCGGGCCGGGGCTATTACGTCCACGGCCACGGGCTTGGTCCGGTTGAAAATCAGGAAGCGTTGGCGATCATTGAAGATGAGCGGCGCAGGAAAGGTATCACTCCGCGCACGTTCTCTGACGACGAGATACAGCAGCGATGCCTGAACGCGATGGCCAATGAAGGGGCACGTCTGATTGAAGAGGGCGTGGCGCTTCGCCCGTCAGATATCGACGTGGTCTTGTTGTATGGCTATGGGTTCCCACGGTTCCGCGGCGGGCCGATGATGGCCGCAGACCAGCGGGGATTGTTGAGCGTACAGAATGCACTGAAATCTTATCAGTCGGAGGAGCCCAAGTTCTGGGCACCATCACCGTTATTTGCTGATTTGATCAAGAACGGACGCCATTTCAGCGACATGAATGACGACTGA
- a CDS encoding TRAP transporter substrate-binding protein, with the protein MKNTLAILAASSALAFPAFAENLSVVGSWSSLPLHNEYEVPFWGTTLPEASGGDLTVELTTHNQMSLGLGDIYPLLGQGVYDVAMTVADYAVADAPELEGLDVPLLALTADEARAMVDAARPMVTDIFHDRFNAHVLAIAPYPPQVVFCNHEISGLADLEGLKVRASGRMTAKLLEALGAEGVNVSFAEVPGALQNGVVDCAVTGAGSGYSAGWWEVSTHLLPIPLGGWDSVVTAINLDKWNGLSADTQALITSEVVSGFEDPAWASAQNALVNDIACLTGNGECPSGEARSMTLVDVSDADFDRAREILTSEVLPEWAERAGGDWAARWNDSVGQVVGVTIN; encoded by the coding sequence ATGAAAAATACACTTGCCATTCTTGCAGCCAGCAGCGCGCTTGCGTTTCCGGCTTTCGCTGAAAACCTGTCCGTGGTGGGAAGCTGGTCCAGCTTGCCGCTGCACAATGAATACGAAGTGCCGTTTTGGGGCACGACCCTGCCCGAAGCGTCCGGCGGTGACCTGACGGTCGAACTGACCACACATAACCAAATGAGCCTCGGGCTTGGCGATATCTATCCTTTGCTTGGTCAAGGCGTTTACGATGTGGCGATGACGGTGGCGGACTACGCCGTTGCCGATGCGCCAGAGCTGGAAGGGCTCGATGTGCCGTTGCTGGCGCTGACGGCGGACGAAGCCCGCGCCATGGTGGATGCCGCGCGTCCTATGGTTACGGACATTTTTCACGACCGCTTCAACGCACATGTGCTGGCCATCGCGCCATACCCACCACAGGTCGTCTTCTGTAACCACGAGATTTCTGGTCTTGCCGATCTCGAGGGGCTGAAAGTCCGCGCCTCTGGCCGTATGACCGCTAAACTGCTTGAAGCATTGGGTGCCGAAGGCGTGAATGTATCCTTCGCTGAAGTGCCTGGCGCACTGCAGAATGGTGTCGTCGATTGTGCCGTGACCGGCGCCGGTTCGGGATACAGCGCGGGTTGGTGGGAAGTGTCCACCCACTTGCTGCCCATCCCCTTGGGTGGCTGGGATTCAGTTGTGACAGCGATCAACCTGGACAAGTGGAACGGTCTGAGCGCTGACACACAAGCCCTGATCACCAGCGAAGTCGTCAGTGGTTTTGAAGACCCCGCTTGGGCGAGCGCGCAAAACGCGCTGGTCAATGACATTGCCTGCCTGACAGGCAATGGCGAATGCCCATCGGGTGAAGCCCGGTCCATGACATTGGTTGACGTCAGCGACGCGGATTTCGATCGCGCCCGTGAGATCCTCACCAGCGAAGTGCTGCCAGAATGGGCCGAGCGCGCCGGTGGTGACTGGGCTGCACGCTGGAACGACAGCGTTGGCCAAGTTGTCGGCGTGACAATCAACTAG
- a CDS encoding ABC transporter permease yields MTDQKTQIEAPPRANRLPDLWSVGALAIAILVLLPILSIVWLALTPVENAWPHLLNTTLPRYVSNTLLLCVTVGGLSAAVGTGSAWLITMYRFPGARWLEWLLLTPLAIPAYVGAYALVDFLEYAGPVQTGLRAVFGWESAVDYWFPQIRSRWAAVVVLTAALNPYVFLLARAAFREQSGDAYEVARALGAGPFARFWRVGMPLARPAIAAGVAIVMMETVSDFGVVDYFAVQTLTTGIFTVWLEGHNAGGAAQIAMVILVFVFLLAALEKTSRSRSRFYRMSRQSRPVEARALSVWPGVAALIACAIPFVVGFVLPVGVLIGHAVAKPEYWLSNGLASALLHTLTVGGIAAVVTVTAALFLVYGVRLSGHSLPRKLMPLTTIGYAAPGAVLGIGILIPMAATDNALADGVLALTGWDPGLMMTGTAFAVIYAYCVRFFAIAQGAADAAIERVSPNLPMAARSLGRSARGALSEVYVPLIRSSVGTALLLVFVDSVKELPATLLLRPFNYGTLATRVYEQASLEQLGQAAPPALMVIAVGLCAVALMARASRS; encoded by the coding sequence ATGACTGACCAAAAGACTCAGATTGAGGCGCCGCCGCGTGCAAACCGGCTTCCGGACCTTTGGTCAGTGGGGGCATTGGCGATTGCGATTTTGGTTTTGTTGCCAATCCTATCAATCGTCTGGCTGGCATTGACTCCGGTCGAAAATGCCTGGCCGCACCTGCTGAATACGACACTGCCGCGCTACGTTTCAAACACTCTGCTGCTATGCGTGACGGTGGGCGGCCTGTCGGCCGCTGTTGGCACCGGGTCGGCATGGCTGATTACCATGTACCGGTTTCCCGGCGCGCGTTGGCTTGAATGGCTGTTGCTAACGCCGCTGGCCATCCCCGCCTATGTGGGTGCCTATGCTTTGGTGGATTTTCTGGAATATGCCGGACCTGTTCAGACAGGGCTGCGGGCCGTGTTTGGCTGGGAAAGCGCCGTAGATTACTGGTTTCCGCAAATCCGATCGCGCTGGGCGGCTGTCGTGGTTCTGACGGCGGCTTTGAACCCTTATGTTTTCTTGTTGGCGCGCGCCGCGTTTCGTGAACAATCGGGAGACGCATACGAAGTCGCGCGAGCGCTTGGCGCCGGTCCGTTCGCTCGTTTCTGGCGCGTCGGCATGCCGTTGGCGCGTCCAGCCATTGCGGCAGGTGTTGCCATCGTGATGATGGAAACAGTATCTGATTTCGGCGTAGTAGATTACTTCGCCGTACAGACCCTGACCACCGGCATCTTCACTGTCTGGCTGGAAGGTCACAATGCCGGCGGGGCGGCGCAGATCGCGATGGTGATCTTGGTTTTTGTGTTCCTGCTGGCCGCGCTCGAGAAAACCAGCCGCTCACGCAGCCGGTTCTACCGCATGTCGCGCCAAAGCCGCCCCGTCGAAGCGCGCGCGCTGTCCGTCTGGCCCGGCGTTGCCGCCCTGATCGCCTGCGCAATACCCTTCGTGGTGGGTTTTGTCCTGCCGGTGGGTGTATTGATTGGCCATGCGGTCGCCAAGCCAGAGTATTGGCTGTCCAATGGACTGGCTTCGGCGTTGTTGCACACGTTGACTGTTGGCGGGATCGCTGCCGTGGTGACGGTAACTGCAGCGTTGTTTTTGGTCTATGGCGTGCGGCTTTCGGGCCATTCGCTGCCCCGCAAACTCATGCCATTGACGACCATCGGTTATGCAGCGCCCGGCGCCGTGTTGGGGATCGGGATCCTGATCCCTATGGCCGCAACTGACAACGCTTTGGCCGACGGTGTTCTGGCTTTGACCGGTTGGGATCCCGGCTTGATGATGACCGGCACAGCTTTCGCGGTCATCTACGCCTATTGTGTGCGCTTCTTTGCTATCGCGCAGGGGGCTGCTGACGCCGCGATCGAACGTGTTTCGCCCAACCTGCCGATGGCCGCCCGATCATTGGGCCGCTCTGCCCGTGGGGCCTTGTCCGAGGTTTACGTGCCGCTCATCCGAAGCTCAGTTGGCACAGCGCTGCTTTTGGTGTTTGTGGATAGCGTAAAAGAGCTACCCGCAACCCTGCTTCTGCGCCCCTTCAACTACGGCACGTTGGCCACGCGCGTCTACGAGCAAGCCTCGCTTGAGCAATTGGGGCAAGCCGCGCCACCAGCGCTCATGGTCATCGCCGTCGGTCTGTGCGCGGTGGCCTTGATGGCACGCGCCAGTCGTAGCTAA
- a CDS encoding 5-oxoprolinase subunit B family protein translates to MKPQFRAIADHALLVTFAEEISEEAHAHVVTLDKALTANAPDGVIETVPALVNLLVSFDPMRTDHLTVEAHVQSCLDGMVSQAIAGVQRTVQVCYEAPFAPDLAAVASATGLSPEAVINAHLACDFQVLMYGFAPGYAYLSGVAEQIQVPRKRAPVRDVPAGSVIIAGPQCLVTTLTMPTGWSILGRSPTPIFTGDPNHPFLFDVGDKVTFERIDRPTFDRLNKDVVHG, encoded by the coding sequence ATGAAACCTCAGTTCAGGGCCATTGCCGATCATGCCTTGTTGGTGACTTTTGCCGAGGAAATCTCGGAGGAGGCGCACGCGCACGTCGTCACTTTGGACAAGGCCCTAACTGCCAACGCACCCGACGGGGTGATTGAAACCGTGCCAGCGCTGGTTAACCTTCTTGTGTCTTTCGATCCGATGCGGACGGACCACCTGACTGTCGAAGCACATGTGCAGTCATGTCTCGATGGTATGGTGAGCCAAGCCATCGCTGGCGTCCAACGCACGGTGCAGGTGTGTTATGAGGCTCCCTTTGCACCAGACCTGGCAGCTGTCGCTTCGGCAACCGGACTGTCGCCTGAGGCCGTGATCAATGCGCATCTTGCGTGCGATTTTCAGGTTCTGATGTACGGGTTTGCACCGGGCTATGCTTATCTCTCAGGCGTGGCAGAGCAGATACAAGTACCACGCAAACGCGCGCCTGTGCGCGATGTTCCTGCAGGCAGTGTTATCATCGCCGGGCCGCAATGCCTTGTCACAACCTTAACCATGCCGACAGGCTGGTCGATCTTGGGGCGCTCTCCCACGCCAATCTTCACGGGGGACCCCAACCATCCCTTCCTGTTCGACGTCGGGGATAAAGTGACATTCGAGCGGATCGACAGACCGACCTTTGATCGGCTCAACAAGGACGTCGTTCATGGCTGA
- a CDS encoding TRAP transporter large permease, which translates to MIGYISIGLLGLLALSIPVGIVLFLLGFGIDAFFSSFPLTRGLGNMVWSASNSATLIAIPFFVLLGEILVRSGIATRTYAALDRWVSWLPGGLVHANVATATMFSATSGSSVATAATVATVAMPQAEKLGYDPKLFSGAIAAGGTLGIMIPPSINLIVYGFLTQSSIPQLFLAGLIPGIALAIAFMLVTAVICTIRPDLGGVRRTFPFPQMLRALVDLIPILILFGLIVGSIYRGWATPTEAAAVGVAGAFLIAFAFGGVSWDMLTQSLTGTVKITSMIMLIVIGASFLNFTLASAGLGRELTTFMEGLGLSPIGFILVVVVLYIVLGFFIETLSLMVVTIPIIVPMVVVQGYDVIWFGILMIVLIEMALITPPVGLNLYVVQGARKSGSLNEVMLGALPYCLTMLGMAFLLIAFPSIALFLPKFLQ; encoded by the coding sequence ATGATCGGCTATATCTCAATCGGCCTTCTTGGCCTGCTGGCGCTGTCCATTCCTGTCGGTATCGTCCTGTTCCTGCTTGGCTTTGGTATTGACGCATTCTTTTCCAGTTTCCCGCTGACACGAGGGCTTGGGAACATGGTGTGGTCGGCGTCGAACTCGGCCACCCTGATCGCGATCCCATTCTTCGTGCTGCTGGGCGAAATTCTGGTGCGCAGCGGTATCGCCACACGGACCTATGCCGCCTTGGATCGCTGGGTGTCCTGGCTGCCGGGCGGATTGGTGCATGCCAATGTCGCCACCGCGACAATGTTTTCAGCGACCTCAGGCTCATCCGTGGCGACAGCAGCCACGGTGGCCACGGTGGCCATGCCACAAGCAGAAAAGCTGGGATATGACCCAAAGCTCTTTTCCGGAGCGATTGCGGCAGGCGGCACGCTGGGCATCATGATCCCGCCATCAATCAATCTGATCGTCTACGGGTTTCTCACTCAATCCTCGATACCGCAGCTGTTCCTTGCCGGACTGATCCCCGGCATCGCCCTCGCGATAGCGTTTATGTTGGTCACGGCGGTCATCTGCACGATCCGGCCTGATTTGGGGGGCGTGCGCCGCACGTTTCCCTTTCCGCAGATGTTGCGGGCACTTGTCGACCTGATCCCGATCCTGATCCTTTTCGGACTGATTGTCGGATCCATCTACCGCGGTTGGGCCACGCCGACAGAAGCGGCGGCGGTCGGTGTCGCGGGCGCGTTCCTGATTGCCTTCGCTTTTGGCGGGGTATCGTGGGACATGCTGACACAAAGCCTGACTGGCACCGTCAAGATCACCTCTATGATCATGCTGATTGTGATTGGCGCATCCTTCCTGAACTTCACGCTTGCCTCCGCTGGGCTGGGCCGTGAATTGACGACTTTTATGGAGGGGCTCGGCCTGTCGCCTATTGGCTTTATCCTGGTCGTTGTTGTGCTTTATATCGTGCTGGGTTTCTTCATCGAAACCCTGTCACTCATGGTCGTAACAATCCCCATCATCGTGCCCATGGTCGTGGTGCAGGGCTATGATGTGATCTGGTTCGGCATCCTGATGATCGTCTTGATCGAGATGGCTTTGATCACGCCCCCGGTTGGCCTGAACCTCTACGTGGTGCAGGGCGCGCGGAAATCCGGCAGCTTGAACGAGGTGATGCTGGGCGCGCTTCCCTATTGCCTGACAATGCTTGGCATGGCGTTCCTGTTGATCGCTTTCCCAAGCATCGCGCTTTTCCTGCCCAAGTTCCTGCAATAA
- a CDS encoding putative hydro-lyase, with protein MPRSVSHTALVASSAAEVRSAIRNKSYDGHTAGLAAGKLQCNLAILPEKYALDFLRFCQRNPKPCPIVGVSDTGDPALPTLGHDIDIRTDVSKYRVFRNGALSEEVTDISDVWTDDLVTVALGCSFTFENALLRNDIPVRHIEKGLNVPMFRTNIDLVPAGRFGGKMVVTMRPIPEAQIDQTREICGRYPQAHGAPIAVGDPAKIGIADLSRPDWGDTVEIKPGEIPVYWACGVTPQNVLLAADLPICITHSPGHMLIADVAEDAETTILTHN; from the coding sequence ATGCCAAGATCAGTTTCACATACCGCCTTGGTCGCGTCTTCGGCCGCCGAGGTTAGATCGGCAATTCGGAACAAGTCTTATGATGGCCATACGGCCGGGCTGGCGGCGGGAAAGCTTCAGTGCAACCTTGCGATACTACCTGAGAAATACGCTCTGGATTTCCTTCGGTTTTGTCAGCGCAATCCTAAGCCGTGCCCAATCGTGGGTGTCAGCGACACTGGCGACCCGGCCTTGCCGACACTGGGCCATGACATCGACATTCGCACGGACGTCTCAAAATACCGGGTATTTCGCAATGGCGCGCTCAGCGAAGAAGTCACCGACATCTCTGATGTTTGGACAGATGACCTTGTAACAGTTGCGCTTGGCTGCTCATTCACTTTTGAAAATGCACTTTTGCGCAATGATATCCCGGTTCGGCATATCGAAAAGGGGCTGAACGTTCCGATGTTCCGCACCAACATCGATCTTGTGCCTGCAGGCCGTTTTGGCGGCAAGATGGTTGTAACCATGCGCCCGATCCCCGAAGCGCAAATTGACCAGACCCGCGAGATTTGCGGGCGATACCCGCAGGCCCATGGAGCCCCCATTGCTGTGGGCGATCCCGCGAAAATCGGAATTGCTGATCTGTCGCGCCCCGATTGGGGGGACACGGTCGAGATCAAGCCCGGTGAAATCCCGGTCTATTGGGCCTGTGGCGTGACCCCACAGAATGTTCTTTTGGCTGCGGACCTTCCAATCTGTATCACCCATTCGCCCGGTCACATGCTGATCGCCGATGTTGCGGAAGACGCCGAAACCACAATCCTCACGCATAACTAA
- a CDS encoding LysR family transcriptional regulator, with amino-acid sequence MTFDQIKTFLWVARLGGFRKAADRLNLSQPAVSTRISNLEQELRVPLFERGRGELVLTKHGTLLLAYAEQMLFVEEEIKQRVANPSEADGLFRVGASETIAQAWLPDFLKAFSEQYPRVNVDLTVDISINLRSELLERKLDLALLMGPVSEFSVENVVLPPFDLHWYRSTTNPQTELSKIPIISYSSKTRPYRELMSELSRRIGPKLRVYTSASVSASLKMIAAGIAVGPYPRALANDFLGTGQIVEFDPGFRPTPLSFTASYLSEPRSFLVENSAKIARDVAEVWDKTHPN; translated from the coding sequence ATGACTTTTGATCAAATAAAGACCTTCCTGTGGGTGGCGCGGTTGGGGGGCTTTCGCAAGGCGGCTGATCGGCTCAACCTGTCGCAACCGGCCGTGTCGACCCGTATCTCAAATCTGGAGCAGGAATTGCGCGTGCCTTTGTTTGAGCGCGGTCGGGGGGAGCTTGTCCTGACGAAACACGGCACGCTTCTGCTTGCCTACGCAGAGCAGATGCTGTTCGTCGAAGAGGAGATCAAGCAGCGCGTCGCAAACCCATCCGAAGCAGACGGGCTGTTCCGTGTTGGCGCGTCTGAAACGATAGCACAGGCATGGTTGCCGGACTTTCTGAAGGCCTTCAGTGAGCAATATCCGCGCGTAAATGTTGATCTTACCGTGGACATATCCATCAATCTGCGCTCGGAACTTCTTGAACGAAAGCTTGATCTTGCGCTTTTGATGGGCCCTGTTTCAGAGTTCTCGGTCGAGAACGTCGTTTTGCCGCCCTTTGACCTGCACTGGTATCGTTCGACGACAAATCCACAGACCGAATTGAGCAAAATTCCGATCATTTCCTATTCGAGCAAGACACGACCTTATCGCGAGCTCATGTCAGAATTATCGCGCCGGATCGGGCCCAAACTCCGTGTCTATACCTCTGCATCGGTGTCGGCGAGTTTGAAGATGATCGCCGCGGGAATCGCTGTCGGACCCTATCCGCGTGCGTTGGCCAATGATTTTCTGGGGACCGGGCAAATCGTCGAGTTTGATCCGGGCTTTCGCCCCACGCCACTATCGTTCACGGCGTCGTACTTGTCAGAGCCCCGTAGCTTCCTTGTTGAAAACAGTGCTAAAATCGCCCGCGACGTGGCCGAGGTCTGGGACAAGACGCATCCAAACTAA
- a CDS encoding TRAP transporter small permease subunit — translation MERKMIDSLRALNKKVALVVGFGLLLCAAFVLADIIMRQIGTSLGGTEEIAGYAMALATSWGMSFTLLELGHVRIDLLRSRFQSFSKALFDVFSMIVMSGVVITIAIKAWPVLERSISNGSRANTPLETPLAWVQLPWFAGWVWFAVMSTLTSLAALSLLLKRRHEETESFVGAFAEQETLQ, via the coding sequence ATGGAAAGAAAGATGATAGACAGCCTGCGGGCGCTCAACAAAAAGGTGGCGCTGGTCGTTGGCTTTGGTCTTTTGCTCTGCGCGGCCTTCGTGCTGGCGGACATCATCATGCGCCAGATCGGTACGTCCCTTGGCGGCACAGAGGAGATTGCGGGCTATGCCATGGCGCTCGCCACGTCTTGGGGCATGTCCTTTACGCTTTTGGAACTGGGCCATGTGCGGATTGATCTGCTTCGGTCCAGATTCCAGAGCTTTTCCAAGGCACTTTTCGATGTCTTCTCGATGATCGTGATGTCCGGTGTGGTCATCACAATTGCCATCAAAGCATGGCCCGTGTTGGAACGGTCAATTTCCAACGGCTCGCGGGCCAACACGCCGTTGGAAACGCCGCTGGCTTGGGTGCAACTGCCTTGGTTTGCAGGCTGGGTCTGGTTTGCCGTGATGTCGACCCTGACATCGCTTGCGGCGCTCAGCCTTCTGCTGAAGCGGCGCCATGAAGAAACCGAAAGTTTTGTCGGCGCATTCGCCGAACAGGAGACACTGCAATGA
- a CDS encoding TraR/DksA family transcriptional regulator codes for MVDVSKYRSILQARLKELDVRLHEIEEELESHKSKDWEELAVEREEDEVLEGLGNSGQDEIVKINAALARMDEGEFGFCTTCGVEVSPERLDVVPHTPFCRDCAAKHA; via the coding sequence ATGGTTGATGTGAGTAAGTATCGGAGCATTTTGCAGGCGCGCTTGAAAGAGCTGGATGTGCGGTTGCATGAGATCGAAGAAGAGTTGGAAAGTCACAAATCCAAAGATTGGGAAGAACTGGCAGTCGAACGCGAAGAGGATGAGGTCCTTGAAGGTTTGGGCAACTCCGGGCAAGATGAGATCGTCAAGATCAATGCAGCCTTGGCGCGAATGGACGAGGGCGAGTTCGGCTTCTGCACCACCTGCGGTGTCGAAGTGTCACCAGAACGCCTTGATGTCGTTCCCCATACGCCGTTCTGCCGCGACTGCGCCGCTAAACACGCCTGA
- a CDS encoding DUF2312 domain-containing protein — protein sequence MDDNQADNSYRVTANELRQFVERIERLDMEKKDLADQQKEVMAEAKARGYDTKVMRKVIALRKRDKDDIAEEEAVLEMYKEALGM from the coding sequence ATGGACGATAATCAGGCCGACAACAGCTACCGAGTAACAGCCAATGAACTTCGCCAGTTCGTCGAGCGCATTGAACGTCTCGATATGGAAAAGAAAGACCTTGCAGATCAGCAGAAAGAGGTCATGGCCGAGGCGAAAGCGCGCGGTTACGACACAAAGGTGATGCGCAAGGTTATTGCGCTGCGCAAACGCGACAAGGACGATATCGCCGAAGAAGAAGCGGTGCTGGAGATGTATAAAGAAGCGTTGGGCATGTAA